In the Flavobacteriales bacterium genome, ACAAGGAGTTCAACAAGGGACAGATCTACGGCGGACTGATGTTCGGACTGGGCTGGGCCATCACCGGCGCGTGCCCGGGTCCGCTGTTCGCCCAGATCGGCGCGGGTTTCGGCGTGGTGATCGTCACCTTCCTGAGCGCCGTGGCCGGAACCTACGTGTATGGAATGCTGCGCGACCGGCTCCCGCATTGACCCATGCCCCTCCTCGCACCCCTCGCGATCCTGTTCGCCGCCCTCGTGGTGTGGCTCTACCTGGTCGTGGTGGAGGAGGCCACCCGTGTGCTGAGCGAGCGGGCGGGGATACCGTTCCAGGAGCGACGCGCGCGCACCATGCGCGCCCTGGTGCTTGCCGTGATGGCCGGGGTCGTGCTGATCCTCATGCTGCCCCACCGAACGCTGGACCTGTTCGAGCGGACGCCACCCCCCCTGCCACAACAGGCCACCTACACCGCCGACAGCCTGTGGACCGGCGCGGACACCGCGCGCCTGACCTTCCTCGATGAAGAACAGGGCGCGTTGATCCGCTATGGACGCGAGCTGATCGTCAACACGGCCGCCTACCCCGGTCCGAAAGGCAGCGTGGCCGCGCTCACCAACGGCATGAACTGCCAGAACTGTCATCTGGACGCCGGGACCAAGCCCTGGGGCAACAACTACGGGGCCGTGTGGAGCACCTATCCCAAGTTCCGCGCCCGCAGCGGTGGGCAGGAGAGCGTGGAGAAGCGCGTGAACGACTGCATGGAACGAAGCTTGAACGGCTCCGCCCTGGATAGCAGCAGCCGGGAGATGCGCGCCATCGTGGCCTACATGCAGTGGCTGGGCACCGGCATCCGCAAGGAGCAGAAGCCGAAGGGTTCGGGCATCGTCGAACTGGCCTACATGGAGCGGGCGGCGGATCCGTACAGGGGTGCGATGGTCTTCATGGAGAAGTGCGCAAGCTGCCACGGCAACGATGGCCAGGGCATCCTGAAGGCCGATGGCATCACCTATCAGTATCCGCCGTTGTGGGGGGAGCACAGCTACAACCAGGGCGCTGGGCTGTTCCGGCTGAGCCGCTTCGCCGGCTACGTGAAGGCGAACATGCCGCAGGGGGCGAGCTGGGATCGGCCGCAGCTCACGGATGAGGAAGCCTGGGATGTGGCCGCATTCGTGAACTCACGCCCGCACCCCCCCAAGGACCTCAGCACCGACTGGCCGGACATCGGGAAGAAGCCGATCGACCATCCCTTCGGTCCATACAAGGATACCTTCACCGAGCTGCAGCACAAGTTCGGTCCCTTCGGCCCGATCGCCGCCACCTACAAAAGACCATGAGCGAGATCCACCACCCGCCCGGATGCGCCTGCGGCGCACATGACGACACGCCGCTCGATGAAGGACGCCGCCGCATGCTCCGTTCACTCGGCGCGTTGGGTGCGGGCATCACGCTCGGCCCCACCCTGGCCATGGGCGCCTTGAGCGATCCCGTGCGGCGCAGCGAGCTGACCGGTTCAAGCGCGGTGGCCCAGGGCAGGGCGCGGAAGTTCTCGCTGCTCTTCACCAGCGACATCCACGCGCAGCTGCACACGCACGATGAGTTCCTCCTGGAGAACGGAAAACCCGTCTACCGGAAGCGCGGCGGCTACGGCGTGCTGAAAACGATGATCGATGCGCTGCGCGCGGAGGATCCGGCGAACACCCTCGTGATCGACGGCGGCGATTGTTTCCAGGGCGGCGGTGTGGCGGCCATGAGCGAGGGGCGGGCCATCGTGCCCCTGATGAACCGCATCGGCTACGACCTGATCCTGCCCGGGAATTGGGAAGTGGTCTACGGCAAGGAGAACATGCTGAAGGACCTCGGCGGCTACCGCGCGGCGAAGATCTGCGCCAACATGTGGCACGAGAAACTGGCGGACTACTGCGGGG is a window encoding:
- a CDS encoding c-type cytochrome, which produces MRALVLAVMAGVVLILMLPHRTLDLFERTPPPLPQQATYTADSLWTGADTARLTFLDEEQGALIRYGRELIVNTAAYPGPKGSVAALTNGMNCQNCHLDAGTKPWGNNYGAVWSTYPKFRARSGGQESVEKRVNDCMERSLNGSALDSSSREMRAIVAYMQWLGTGIRKEQKPKGSGIVELAYMERAADPYRGAMVFMEKCASCHGNDGQGILKADGITYQYPPLWGEHSYNQGAGLFRLSRFAGYVKANMPQGASWDRPQLTDEEAWDVAAFVNSRPHPPKDLSTDWPDIGKKPIDHPFGPYKDTFTELQHKFGPFGPIAATYKRP